The Lycium ferocissimum isolate CSIRO_LF1 chromosome 10, AGI_CSIRO_Lferr_CH_V1, whole genome shotgun sequence genome window below encodes:
- the LOC132035079 gene encoding uncharacterized protein LOC132035079, producing the protein MANLTKLEFVALDISGKNYLSWVLDAEIHLDAMGLGDTIKEKNKASNQENAKAMLVMRHHLDEALKIEYLSIKDPLVLWKNLKEMYDHLKVVLHPKARHEWIHLRLQDFKSVMKYNSAMFIITSMLILCRETISDSDMLEKTFSTFHASNVLLQQQYREKGFTKYRDLIAHLLVAEQNNDLLMKKHENRPTSATPLPEVNEVYAHYSRRGKGKKKDESQEVLEARGSENKCYRCGRSGHWARTRRMARHLVELYRHQ; encoded by the exons ATGGCTAACCTCACGAAACTTGAGTTCGTTGCCCTTGATATTTCCGGCAAGAACTACCTGTCATGGGTGCTAGATGCTGAAATTCATCTAGATGCTATGGGTCTTGGAGACaccattaaagaaaaaaataaagcatcCAACCAAGAAAATGCCAAAGCCATGTTAGTCATGCGTCATCACCTTGATGAGGCCCTGAAGATTGAATATCTTTCTATTAAGGATCCGCTCGTTTTATggaaaaacttgaaagaaaTGTATGACCACCTAAAGGTGGTGCTCCACCCAAAAGCACGGCACGAATGGATCCATCTAAGGCTACAAGATTTCAAGTCAGTTATGAAGTACAATTCTGCGATGTTCATAATTACTTCTATGTTAATACTGTGTAGAGAAACGATTAGTGATTCAGATATGCTGGAAAAGACATTCTCCACCTTTCATGCCTCGAATGTGCTCCTGCAACAACAATATCGAGAGAAAGGTTTCACAAAGTATCGTGATCTGATTGCTCATCTTCTCGTGGCTGAACAAAACAACGATTTGCTTATGAAAAAACACGAGAACCGACCTACTAGCGCTACACCACTCCCTGAAGTGAATGAGGTGTACGCCCACTACTCTAGGCGTGGAAAAG ggaaaaagaaggaTGAGAGTCAAGAAGTGCTAGAAGCACGTGGCTCAGAAAATAAATGCTATCGATGTGGTCGAAGTGGACACTGGGCACGTACTCGTCGTATGGCAAGGCACTTGGTTGAGCTTTATCGGCATcaatga